From the Photobacterium sp. GJ3 genome, one window contains:
- a CDS encoding DUF523 and DUF1722 domain-containing protein has protein sequence MSIPVGISACVLGEKVRFDGGHKRNRFVTDELAQYVRFRPVCPEMAIGLPVPRPTIRLVQQEDGEHLVDSKQGENDYTAAMQSFAERHIAGLNDLCGFIVCAKSPTCGMERVKLYIPNGNTVPGGTVGVFTRKLMAAMPWLPVEEDGRLHDPVLRENFVFRIHALHDFYQSVGQQPTIDAFVKFHSRYKFVLMAHCPAAYKSMGPLVAGIKHWDLNEFFATYRQQFMAALSHRANRKNNTNVLMHLQGYFKRNLTKAQKQELLDLIQSYRLGHQPILVPLALINHYLKEFPDPYLQLQTFLHPYPEELKLRYGL, from the coding sequence ATGTCTATTCCGGTGGGTATCAGTGCCTGTGTACTTGGCGAGAAAGTACGATTCGATGGCGGGCATAAGCGGAATCGGTTCGTGACCGATGAGCTGGCTCAATACGTTCGGTTTCGTCCGGTCTGTCCGGAAATGGCGATTGGTTTGCCTGTGCCCCGTCCGACTATCCGGTTGGTTCAGCAGGAAGACGGCGAGCATTTAGTCGATAGCAAGCAAGGTGAAAACGACTATACAGCGGCGATGCAGAGTTTCGCCGAGCGTCATATTGCTGGCCTCAATGATCTGTGTGGTTTCATCGTTTGTGCTAAATCGCCGACCTGCGGAATGGAGCGGGTGAAACTGTACATTCCGAATGGTAATACGGTGCCGGGAGGCACGGTTGGTGTCTTCACGCGCAAGCTGATGGCAGCCATGCCTTGGTTGCCTGTTGAAGAAGACGGACGATTACATGATCCGGTGCTGCGGGAGAACTTTGTATTCCGTATTCATGCCCTGCACGATTTTTATCAGAGTGTGGGTCAGCAGCCGACAATCGATGCTTTTGTGAAGTTTCATTCCCGATACAAATTCGTGCTGATGGCACATTGTCCCGCGGCTTACAAGTCGATGGGGCCTCTGGTGGCCGGGATTAAACACTGGGATCTGAATGAATTCTTTGCCACGTACCGTCAGCAATTTATGGCGGCACTGAGTCACCGGGCCAACCGCAAAAACAATACCAATGTGCTGATGCACCTGCAGGGATATTTCAAACGCAATCTGACCAAGGCGCAAAAGCAGGAACTGCTGGATCTGATCCAAAGTTACCGATTGGGGCATCAGCCGATTCTGGTGCCTTTGGCACTGATTAATCATTACCTGAAAGAATTTCCGGATCCGTATCTGCAATTGCAGACATTCCTTCATCCGTATCCGGAGGAGTTGAAATTACGTTATGGCCTCTGA
- a CDS encoding Rho-binding antiterminator, with protein sequence MISCQQYDYIEIACLYTLPVRLTLNNGQQIEGHAKDTLRNSDRQECLSLQTSRGLQIVVLDELVRMEATQPNVHFDVIEF encoded by the coding sequence ATGATCTCATGTCAGCAATATGACTATATCGAAATTGCCTGTCTGTACACATTACCGGTCAGGCTGACCCTGAACAATGGTCAGCAGATAGAAGGCCATGCGAAAGATACCCTCCGGAACAGTGACAGGCAGGAGTGCCTGTCATTACAAACCAGCCGTGGGTTGCAAATCGTTGTGCTGGATGAACTGGTGCGCATGGAAGCAACACAGCCCAATGTGCATTTCGATGTGATTGAATTTTAA
- a CDS encoding MerR family transcriptional regulator yields the protein MKLFAIREVSEITGVNSVTLRAWQRRYGLIKPQRTEKGHRLYTQEDIERIQLIVSWLDKGVAISKVRPLLETGSEAVAEQESEQAWVTPVMTALAECRRGKLEQLLTQLMKEYPLSLFIEQVVEPVDRQLNESANPLKPIQCALWQSALIEHCAALVAKARKRNGRKALLLSFEPAQDGISHHIWLSALALSLDGDSVTILENLPFQGKLHGLEAAVSQQDFAQVLVVGESKLPQAILKQLARLHTALHCPVILKGSIAVIHGSWLQQLAGETEHDEA from the coding sequence GTGAAATTATTTGCAATCCGTGAAGTCTCTGAAATCACCGGCGTCAACTCGGTGACCTTGCGTGCCTGGCAGCGCCGGTATGGCTTAATCAAACCGCAGCGGACCGAAAAAGGGCACAGACTGTACACGCAGGAAGATATTGAGCGGATTCAGCTGATTGTGTCCTGGCTCGATAAAGGCGTCGCTATCAGTAAAGTGCGTCCGTTGCTCGAAACCGGATCAGAGGCTGTCGCAGAGCAGGAAAGCGAGCAGGCCTGGGTGACACCTGTGATGACTGCGCTGGCTGAATGCCGACGCGGAAAGCTGGAACAACTGTTAACTCAGCTGATGAAAGAATATCCGCTGTCATTGTTTATCGAGCAGGTGGTTGAGCCCGTCGACCGGCAATTGAATGAGAGTGCGAATCCGCTCAAGCCCATACAGTGCGCATTATGGCAATCCGCTTTAATCGAGCACTGCGCTGCACTGGTTGCGAAAGCCCGCAAGAGAAACGGACGAAAAGCACTGTTGCTGAGTTTTGAGCCGGCACAGGATGGTATCTCACATCATATCTGGCTCTCGGCGCTGGCGCTGAGTCTGGATGGTGACAGTGTCACTATCCTGGAGAATCTGCCATTTCAGGGCAAATTGCACGGATTAGAAGCCGCCGTATCACAACAGGATTTTGCGCAGGTACTGGTGGTGGGCGAAAGCAAACTCCCGCAAGCCATCCTGAAGCAATTGGCGAGGCTGCATACGGCGTTGCATTGCCCTGTGATTCTGAAAGGCAGTATTGCGGTGATTCATGGTTCCTGGTTACAGCAACTGGCAGGAGAGACTGAGCATGACGAAGCGTGA
- a CDS encoding GNAT family N-acetyltransferase, protein MYQVIEQVVGPDDFLRLREISGLSSRSYEAAVKGLPNSLYGVHIVHEGQVVGMGRVIGDGAVNFDIVDVAVDPAHQGNGLGRQIMECMMAYIDREAFPRSYVSLVADVPALYEKFGFQRVRPKSEGMYWVKK, encoded by the coding sequence ATGTACCAGGTGATTGAACAAGTTGTTGGTCCGGATGACTTTTTGCGTTTACGCGAAATTTCAGGTTTATCGTCTCGATCATATGAAGCGGCTGTGAAAGGGCTGCCGAACAGCTTGTATGGTGTTCATATTGTCCATGAGGGTCAGGTTGTCGGGATGGGTCGGGTGATTGGCGATGGTGCCGTTAATTTTGACATTGTCGATGTCGCCGTCGACCCGGCGCATCAGGGAAATGGCCTAGGACGACAAATCATGGAATGCATGATGGCCTATATTGATCGGGAAGCCTTTCCGCGTTCCTATGTGTCTTTGGTGGCGGATGTCCCGGCTTTGTATGAAAAATTTGGTTTTCAACGGGTTCGCCCGAAATCTGAAGGGATGTATTGGGTGAAAAAATGA
- a CDS encoding 2TM domain-containing protein: MIIRKLRLQRGWSQEQLAQLSGVSVRTIQRIERGGNAGLETLKSFAAVFEIDITELKQEPDMDKENAVSTEEERALSYVRDIKAFYSHLITYCLVIGLLFVINFVTDPSYIWAWWPAMGWGIGVAIQAASTYEWFNFFSTDWEKKQVEKRLGRKL, encoded by the coding sequence ATGATAATTCGGAAACTCAGGTTACAACGTGGCTGGTCTCAGGAACAATTGGCACAATTGAGTGGCGTCAGTGTCCGGACCATTCAGCGAATTGAGCGCGGTGGGAATGCCGGCTTGGAGACCCTGAAGTCCTTTGCGGCTGTTTTCGAAATCGATATCACTGAACTGAAACAGGAGCCAGACATGGACAAGGAAAACGCGGTGAGCACGGAAGAAGAACGCGCGCTCTCTTATGTGCGCGATATTAAGGCATTTTATTCGCATCTGATCACTTACTGTCTGGTGATCGGCTTATTGTTTGTCATCAACTTTGTCACAGATCCCTCTTATATCTGGGCCTGGTGGCCAGCAATGGGGTGGGGGATTGGCGTCGCCATTCAGGCTGCAAGTACCTATGAGTGGTTCAATTTTTTCAGTACGGACTGGGAGAAGAAACAGGTTGAGAAGCGTTTGGGCAGAAAGCTTTGA
- a CDS encoding dihydrofolate reductase family protein, with protein sequence MAHLIYSLNMTLNGHCHHADAVVDQEHHEYALELLHASEALILGRHTYDLFSAFWPEAATRRDLPKYMQYLAMELQSIPKRVVTTRPLEYPWQNTEILKGPDIDQAREFLSGISGNVVLFGSPALGTSLADANLINEYQFLLEPFISNQGKQVLDGVKLRQRLMLLEARRLNRDVMLLRYASGP encoded by the coding sequence ATGGCTCATCTGATTTATTCTTTAAACATGACATTAAATGGTCACTGCCATCATGCGGATGCTGTAGTGGATCAGGAACATCATGAATATGCCCTTGAATTATTGCATGCATCTGAAGCTTTGATTCTGGGGCGTCACACTTATGATCTTTTTTCTGCGTTTTGGCCTGAAGCCGCAACAAGGCGGGACTTACCCAAATATATGCAGTATCTGGCGATGGAATTACAGTCCATTCCCAAGCGGGTTGTCACGACCCGGCCGCTTGAATATCCCTGGCAGAATACTGAGATTCTGAAAGGACCGGACATCGATCAGGCACGAGAATTTTTATCCGGGATCTCCGGTAATGTTGTTCTGTTTGGCAGCCCCGCGTTGGGCACATCACTGGCGGATGCAAATTTGATCAATGAATATCAGTTTTTACTGGAGCCCTTTATCAGCAATCAGGGGAAGCAAGTTCTGGATGGCGTGAAATTACGGCAAAGACTGATGTTATTGGAAGCCCGAAGGCTGAATCGGGACGTCATGTTGCTGAGGTATGCATCCGGACCATAA
- a CDS encoding YkvA family protein, which produces MAGKMTEQEAAAKLEKSSKKVTDKDIERVLEKEQDIEEKVQKNGSLRQYFNVVKSMYSLVKAYWKGEYREIPWFTIAAIVTALLYVFNPLDVLPDVIPFLGLTDDALILAVCLKLVQQDLEDFERWRSEKEQASQSDH; this is translated from the coding sequence ATGGCAGGAAAAATGACAGAACAGGAAGCGGCAGCAAAACTGGAAAAATCTTCGAAAAAGGTGACTGATAAAGACATTGAGCGGGTCCTGGAAAAAGAACAGGACATTGAAGAAAAAGTTCAGAAAAATGGGTCCCTGCGACAGTACTTCAATGTTGTGAAATCAATGTACAGTCTGGTCAAAGCCTACTGGAAAGGGGAATACCGGGAAATTCCCTGGTTCACCATCGCCGCCATTGTGACAGCCTTGCTTTATGTGTTTAATCCGCTGGATGTACTGCCGGACGTGATTCCGTTTCTCGGCCTCACGGACGATGCACTGATTCTGGCCGTCTGCCTTAAGCTTGTACAACAGGATCTGGAGGATTTTGAACGCTGGCGTTCAGAAAAAGAACAAGCTTCGCAATCTGATCACTGA
- the yddG gene encoding aromatic amino acid DMT transporter YddG, which produces MVRSHQFTLAGCGAIFLFSSVVALIRNVTEQLGPVGGAAMIYSVSAVILILTVGLPKLSSFSYKYLVLGGGLFVSYEMCLALSLGMANDRLQAVEMGLINYLWPCLTVLFAVIFSRRSVSWLLYPSLLLSFLGVAWTVSGDSGLSISQLIANVQSNPVSYTLALSGAFIWAIYCNLTRLMADGKNAITWFFAATAVALWVKYLFSHEPPMAFDLPVIRDLLLAGLAMGGGYALWNLGILRGNMVLLATLSYFVPVFSTFLSAQLLGLTLTATFWQGVVMVTFASILCWWITREKPEPVPIQEEQA; this is translated from the coding sequence GTGGTTCGCAGTCATCAATTTACGCTGGCCGGGTGTGGCGCAATTTTTCTTTTCAGCAGTGTGGTTGCCCTGATCCGAAATGTGACCGAGCAACTGGGTCCGGTGGGTGGGGCCGCCATGATCTACAGTGTCAGTGCTGTCATTCTTATCCTGACGGTTGGTTTGCCCAAATTGTCTTCTTTTTCCTACAAATATCTTGTGCTGGGTGGGGGGCTGTTTGTCAGCTATGAGATGTGTCTGGCGCTGTCTCTGGGGATGGCCAATGACCGGTTGCAAGCGGTTGAGATGGGGTTGATCAATTACCTCTGGCCGTGCCTGACTGTTTTGTTTGCGGTGATCTTTTCTCGTCGCTCAGTCAGCTGGCTGTTATATCCCTCGTTGTTATTATCTTTTTTGGGCGTTGCCTGGACAGTTTCCGGCGACAGCGGTTTATCGATTTCCCAGTTAATCGCCAATGTACAAAGTAACCCGGTCAGTTATACGCTGGCGTTGAGCGGTGCATTTATCTGGGCGATTTACTGTAATCTGACCCGCCTGATGGCGGATGGCAAAAATGCGATCACTTGGTTTTTTGCGGCAACAGCCGTCGCCCTTTGGGTGAAATATCTATTTTCTCATGAGCCCCCAATGGCGTTTGATCTTCCGGTGATCCGGGATCTGCTGCTGGCGGGTCTGGCGATGGGCGGTGGTTATGCGTTGTGGAATCTCGGGATTCTGCGCGGCAATATGGTACTGCTGGCTACTTTGTCTTACTTTGTTCCGGTATTTTCAACATTTTTATCGGCGCAGCTGCTTGGGCTGACGCTCACTGCAACGTTCTGGCAAGGGGTTGTGATGGTGACTTTCGCATCTATCCTGTGCTGGTGGATCACCCGTGAAAAACCTGAGCCGGTTCCGATACAGGAAGAGCAAGCCTGA